TTGGCTGTCGCTTTGGAGTTGACAATATCTAAGGCTTCTTCCACACAGGTGGAGATGGGGAAGGGATGTAGCTCTAGTTCTAATTTCCCTGACTCAATTTTCGAAAAATCAAGAATGTCATTAATGATATTGAGGAGTGATTCACCGCTGGTTCGAATCGTTTCCACAAAATCCTGCTGATGGGGATCGAGGTGAGTATCTTTCAGTAAATCCGTCATGCCGATCACGGCATTCATCGGCGTGCGAATTTCGTGGCTAATCATGGCCAGGAACTCGCTTTTGGCGAGGTTTGCTGCTTGGGCGGCTTGGCTACTTTCTAGCAGAGCCTGATTTTTGGTTTGGAGGGCAGTTTGTAGTTGTAATGTTTTTTGGAGCTGGAGATACAGGGCGGCCTCGGCTTGTTTGCGTTGGCTAATATCCTGCATTTCTGCAATGAAATAGGAGGGTTTCCCCTGGGAATTGTGGATTAAGGCAACATTTAAGAGGACGGAAAGGGTATGCCCCAACCGATGAAGAAACCGTTTTTCAGTCTGATAACTGGGCGTTTGACCGATTAAGAGCTGTCGAATTTGATGCCGATCAATGTCTTGATCCTCTGGGTGAGTCAGATCTTCAATGCGCAATTTTAGGAGTTCAGATGGCCCATAGCCTAAGAGTTGGCTTAAGGCTAGGTTGACTTGGAGCCAAGATCCATCTAAAGCGAGTAATGCTTTGGCGATGGCGGCATTATTAAAGGATGTCCGAAACCGCTCTTCGATCTGGATGGTTTGTTGCTTGAGCAGGGCTTCCCGTTTCTTTTGTAGATCCTTTTTGATGGTGATATCTCGGCAAATCCCCCAAACCTGCCGATCTCCCGTCCTCGCATCTGTGGTCGGGGTATAAATCGTGTCGTAGTAGTAGCGTTGATGATTAAATACGAGTTCCTGTTCAGCAAAAATTCTTTCCCCCGTTTCCAAGGCCGATGTGATAAATGGATCGATTAGTTCTGCTTGTGGCCCCAAGAGTTTCTGGTTCGTTTGACCCAGGATTTGTTCATAGGCCAACTGCAGCCGCTGGGCACCGATTTTATTGATAGTGATAATTCGCAAATTTCGGTCATAGGCCACGAAGATATCAACCGTTTGGTCAATAAAGGCCGCGAAGGGATTGGCCAATGAAAGAGAAGAAGCGATGTTGAATGGATCCGCAGGCTGTTGTGGCATTGGGATAATCGTTGATCCCCTCAACAGGTCTAAATAGAAAGTCGGCTGACGTAATTATGGCATGCTCATTCAAAGACCTGCATGGAGCTTGCTACAGTATTCACTGATGGATAAGGACTTTCCTCTCTATGTGCCGTTTGTTGGGCTATTTAGGCGAACCGGTTTCGTTAGATACCTTTCTTATTACTCCCCGCCATTCCCTCGTGGCCCAGAGTTACCAGCCCAAAGAAATGACGGCGGGTTTAATTAATGCCGATGGTTTTGGCATGGGTTGGTACAAGCCCGCTACAGATCAACTGCCCTATCGGTATCGCAATAGTTTGCCCATTTGGAACGATCCGAATTTTGAGGAACTCTGTCGCTATATTTCTTCTGGAAGTTTTTTGGCTTATATTCGCAGCGCCACCTTGGGGCAAAGTCTGCAGCTTAGTAATTGCCAGCCGTTTGGCGATGGGCAGTTACTGGGGATTCACAATGGTTTTATTGAACGGTTCCGCCAAACCCTATATCGACCGATGCGGGAATGTCTCGGTGACGAACGCTATCAAAGTATCGAAGGAACAACAGACTCAGAACATATTCTGGCTTTAATCTATGAAACTCTGGCTCAAAATCCTGAGCAAACCCTGGTGGGTGCGTTAACCCAAACCTTGAACCAGATTAAGACTTGGGCTAAGTCCTATGAGGTGCGCGTTAGCTTGAATATCGTTCTCAGTGATGGTCAATCCATGACGGTGTCTCGCTTTGCCTATCCAGATCCGC
The Acaryochloris marina S15 genome window above contains:
- the egtC gene encoding ergothioneine biosynthesis protein EgtC; the encoded protein is MCRLLGYLGEPVSLDTFLITPRHSLVAQSYQPKEMTAGLINADGFGMGWYKPATDQLPYRYRNSLPIWNDPNFEELCRYISSGSFLAYIRSATLGQSLQLSNCQPFGDGQLLGIHNGFIERFRQTLYRPMRECLGDERYQSIEGTTDSEHILALIYETLAQNPEQTLVGALTQTLNQIKTWAKSYEVRVSLNIVLSDGQSMTVSRFAYPDPPPSLYWLNVTHPVKGVVVASEPLDADEQMRSQFGDCWQSIPANSLLTINPKGEVTTHAL